ATCTCCAGAGAAAAAGGCTTTTGTCTTTTAAGATCCTTAGCTAAAgtgtttttattggtttaagTGCGAACTTCCAACAACAAACACTCCATCAGGACTGGCGACAGCAACAGAGAGAGTAATAAGGGTTTTATTACCTTAAGATCTTCCTCAGTGGGTCGATACTCTGGTGGCAGCGAGTCGTCTCTCTCCCCCATCTTAATCAGCCTCTCTTCAACGGCCTTTTTCTCctgtaaacaacaacacaaatcagGACAGCTGAAGTGACTGGCAGACTTTTTCTACTGAGCACAAACTGAAAATATTCTCTCCCGTGCTGCCTATATGCTCTTGAAGCAGGTTGGTTACATTGACAATGTCTTTGGCAGGAGGTGGAGCGGGCTGAGGGGCGGGTGCGATATCTGCCAAGGTGTCTGACAGAGCATCCAGGGCGCTGTCTGCTCCCCCGGACAGCTGCGTGCACAAAAGAAAAATTCTGGTGTAACTGCAGGACTTTAGGGAGTCTAAAAGAGTTCGAGTTGTGCTTGTGTGTTTACCTCTGGGGCTGCTTGTGTGGGAGGACAAGCAGAGGACTTCACTGTCGGAGCGGCGGAGCAGGCAACAAAGTCTGCTGCCAAGGCATCCAGAGAAAAGTCTGCAGAGGGCTGAGGGGACAGAATGAAGTGTACAAAATCTCAATATCCTGTTATTACTTCtataggacttttttttttccattgcaaagaggtgtgtgtgcatCACATTGTATTATTTAGGGCTGCAGTAAACGGTGCTAGACCCACAGCGTACCTGtgcaggaggagctgagggGGTGATGACGGGAGCCTGGACAGcaggagctgatgaggagcaTGTAAAGCCTTCAGATAAAAAGTCCAGAGCCTCAACGGTACCAACGGTGggctgcaggaggaggggaGAATGAAGAGAAATGATGAGGAGCTTGCTTTTCAAAACAGCACAATTTAATATACACTTTGATCATCATGCTCTGATAATAAAAAGCAGCTTATGTGTGAATTTGTCCCAGTCTCACCTCAGGTTTAGGAGCAGGCAGTTTTTTGAGTTCTTCCTTATTAAACCTGTATTCTGGAGGAATTGAGTCATCCCTCTCTCCTACAAGCACACCCTTCTTCTTCGTGTGTTCATCCTCCTATGACAAGGAAAAGAAAAGCGAATACATTACCTACCTATCCATACATTCCATATATGTGTATTGATTTTGTACCACGTGATAAGGCAACGAAATGTCGTAGATGAAGCCAAACAACAATGTGTTTTTGGCGAGTGAGCACTTTGTGTGTCCCATACCATTACGATGTCCTCAGGTCTGAGTTCGGGGAGTTCAGCTTTTGGTACGTCTTCTGGCAACGTGTCACAAAGAGCACTGAGAGCATCCAGAGACATAGAGTCAACCTGAGGAGACAACAGGAGAGGAAGTATATCATTTAACCGTGATAGTGTTGATGGtaagcttaaagggatagttcgggtgttttgaagtgaggttgtatgaggtgcttatccatcatcagtgtattacctacagtagatgacggtcagcacgcccgtAGCtcggagaagcagacaggagtaccatcacaggagcaaagcaatgttctgctgtggacggggctggcagcaaaatgtattttagctaTGCTCTTGacgaagccaccagactccattgaaataacctgtaattttaccttgcagaacacggtgatattgtgtgactttggtgaatccaaactaaccaaagtcacacaataacacaaacaaaactaaccgatcaaggcagcgatagaccagcaactcctgtgggcggcaaggtaaaccgctgaacatattctaaatatagcgtacacttaaactgatattgatttctttagatgggcctttcttttaggtcgctaaaatacattttgctgctggccccgtccacagcagtactttGCTTTGGtcctgtgcggtaactcctgtttGCTTCTCCAATCTTggggcatgccgaccgtcatctactgtaggtaatacaccgactatggatcagtacctcaaacaaccccacttcaaaacacccaaactatccctttaagcaagtctttaaaaaaataagtgagTTAAGCAGAAAGAAGATACAAGGCAAGAGAGGGTCAAATGCCCAATGTATTCTATTAATGCAGTTTAAACaagaataaatagatataaCAGGAACTGAagcatttcagaaaaaaagtaattttgtaTCCTCACAGTTCCCTTGTCAGTCGTGGGTTTTGCTTGTTGTGGTTTTCCAGCGCTGACCTTAACTGAACTAGGCTGCTCCAGAGGACAAACCGCAATGTCAGGCATGCAAAGCTGAGCATACAAAATAATTTCCATTTATTCTATTAACTCAGTAATGAGACATGCACACCAATAGCTTTACCTCTGGTGTCATCTTGGTAGGAGGAGGGGCAGATTTAGCTGGAGTCACAAAATCTGAAGAAAGTAGATCCAGAGCTGACAAATCCTCTACTTTGGTCTGGAAAACAGAGACGACAGCTTTCAGCGATAATAAAGGGAGGAAATCACATCCTGATTGAAACAAAGTCTTGAAATAATAGTTCGATATTTTAGGAAATAAACGTATTTGGCATCTTTGtgagaattagatgagaagatcgataccacacTCACTCTGGAGATTGGTAATAATCTTCTTTGCCAAATGCTACCGTCCCTATTGTTCCTGTATACATTTTTCATCTGCACCCTTCATATTTTGGCTACAGGTACCAGTAACAGATCCACAGCGTACCTGTGCAGGAGGAATGCAGCTGCTGATGGGAGCCTGGAGAGCAGGAGCTGATGAGGAGGACGAGAAGCCTTCAGACAAAAAGTCCAGAGCCTCACCAGTATCAACGGTGGTCtgcaggaggaggggaggggagagagtgATGGATAAATCAATAACATGCCGTTATTGTTCACATTTGTACTTCGTTTGTAAGAGCGAAACACCCTAAAGAATCATTTTAAGAGCCCAGTCTCACCTCAGGTTTAGGAGCAGGCAGTTTTTTGAGTTCTTCCTCATTAAACCTGTATTTTGGATTAATTGAGCTTTCCCTCTCTCCTACAAGCACACCCTTCTCCTTCTTGTGTTCATCCTCCtataaaaaggaaaagaggTGGAAATAAGACATTGTCTGGTGAGTCTTTCTGTGAGGAGCTGACACACAAATGCTACCAACAGCAGCAGGCTTCCTACAATCGAAAGCTGCGAACTTTGTGAGTGTTTGTGCTCCTACCGAGACGATGTCCTCAGGTCTGAGTTTGGGGAGTTCAGGTTTTGGTGCGTCTTTTGGCAAAGTGTCACTGAGAGCGCTGAAAGCGTCCAGAGACAGAGGATCAGCCTGAGGAGAGAGCAAGAGATTGTGCTCCACTCATTTGTCATCCATTAATAGTTCAAATGAAAGGTCTCTTCACCAAAAGAGTGACAAGACAATGTGGAGAAACACAAGAGAGTGAAGGAAAAGCAGTGGGAAAATTCCCTGTATCTCACCTGACCAGTCTTGAGCTTGCCGTCAGTGGCGTCCTTTCCAGCAGCAGTTTTCTTACcagcaggaggacagacagCCATAGAGGACTTAACGTTCTACACCAGACAACAGAGATGACATCAGACTTTATATTAATGGCTATCTGTAGCCGTTTATTCCACAAAACTATCTAAACCTCTGTGTTTTTAGCAATGCATGGCTCTATGGATAAGGATACGTCGActagttatggttaggcattgacctcgaatggttatggttaggcattgaccttgattagttaaggttaggataggtcgtccggcagcgagtcttgcaagAGTATTAGCATGTTTTTGCAACTtctgggttaccttctagacacaacccattatcagcctcagctgtactttgtgccTAATTAGCAAATGGTagcatgctaaaatgctaaactCGGACGGTGAATATGCCTGGTAAGCATTACCGTTAtgcctgctaaacatcagcatgttagcgttGTTATTGTGAGCATGAGGTTAGCAAATCTGTATGCTGCTTGATTGctagcagttcctgtttgcacCTGGATTGCTTTGATACTTTGGGAAAAGTCTGAATGAGCCAAAATCTGAAGTCAAAAGAATGGAAGTGAAAAAACATCCTGTCCATGATGATATGGACTTTTATCCTCAATGGACAAAGCTTATCAACATTAGACCAGCCAAGAGACGCTTGCAGGAAGGGAGGTGTGAGCTTGCTGTACCGTGGCAGTAGAAGAAGTAAGTCCAGCCTCCAGAGAGAAATCATCCGACACTTTCTCCATCTTGGGTTTTTTGTCAGCAGGAGGACACACAGCCACAGGAGGAACTGCAGGTGTTTTCTACAACAACCAACGGAGACGACATTTGAAGAGATACTGTATTTCTGCTTGTATGATTTTGTCTGCTGTTACCAGTAACAGATCTACAGTGTACCTTTGCAGGAAGAGCCTGGACAGCAGGAGCTGATGAGGAGGATGTGAAGCCTCCAGACAAAAAGTCCAGAGCCTCACTAGTACCAATGGTGGGCTGCAggaggagggacatagaggaaagatatatatatatatatatattgtatattaataCCCTGTTATCACAGTGATACTTTAAGGGCCTTAAAGTGAATTTGTCCCAGTCTCACCTGAGGTTTAGGAGCAGGCAGCTTTTTGAGTTCATCCTCTTTAAACCTGTATTCTGGAGCAATTgagtcctccctctctcctacaAGCACACCCTTCTCCTTCTTGTGTTTGTCCTCCTGTAAAAAGGAAAAGCAGAGGAAAAAGACATTGTCTGGTGGATATTCAGTAATTGTTTCTAGGTGGAGATGACATTGTGTCTTGACTGTACTGTCCACTAGAGAAGCTGTGAGAAAGTATGAGGATAAGACAGTGTGGCTCCTACCGAGACGATGTCCTCAGGTCTGAGTTTGGGAAGTTCAGGTTTTGGTACGTCTTTTGGCAAAGTGTCAACAAGAGCGCTGAGAGCGTCCAGAGACATAGAGTCACCCTGAGGAGAGGGCAGGAGGAAGGAAGTTAATAATCTACTAATCTGTCACATATTGTTTAACTGCAGAAATAAGAAGAGGGACATGAGTACAAAGTATCTTGTCCACTTCATCTCACCCCATCAGTCTTGGGCTTGGCGTCCACTTTCTCCATCTTGGCTTTTTTATCAACAGGAGGAGCGGGACACACAGCCACAGGAGGAGGTGCTTTCTACAACAGATAACAGAAACAGCgttcaaaaacaacaacttttctGACCGTccgagaggaaaaagaaaaggaggtGTGAGCTTGGAGGAACTGCTGCAGGGGTTTGACATTTCTGCAACAGAGACACGAAATGTAGACAATAACATTATTACTGTAGCTCCTTCAGTCAGAGACTTCAAGGTTAGTTTTACTTTACCTTTGCAGGAAGTGGTGCAAAGTTAGCGGGGCCAGCAGATGAGGCACTGACGCACTCAACAGAGTCCTTTTTCTAAAAAATACAAGATGGGAATTTGTTAGACTAAGAAAGCACAAAGCCGTGCCTTCAATTTCATacaagaatgtgtgtgtatattcaGGGTGGACACTGTCTACAACAGACATGCCAAACTGGGAATTTTAAGTATGGACTTGTCAAGAGGGTGCATGGGGTGTAAAGGTGGAGGATGGACTAGCAGCTAAGTGTCACATGCTTGAAGACTCTGACCTCTTGCTTCTTGGGTGCAGCTGGAACAGTCGAACTTGTGAATCCAAACGACAGTGAATCCAGGGCCTCGTCCGTGCTCAGTGGTTTCTGAGATGAAAAACAGAGTGCATCACCACCAGATCTGGCACGAGTCTGTTAGTTGTGCAGGACTAAAACCTTTGGTGAGGCAGTTTTTAGCCACTATGCTCCGAGCTGCTGGAACAGTCTACCTGAGGATCTGAGAGCTGCTGGAGGTGTTGAAATCTTTAAACGTAAATTTAAAAACCCCTATTCAATCAGGCCTTTGATTAAGaatgattattatttgtattattttattcacttattttattgtatttaagttgtaaaatgttattctattttattgttattttattgttattttattaaccacttactttattgtatttcagttataaagttttattctattttattattttaattaatcacttattttattttatgtaagttgtaaaattgtattatattttattgttatattaatactcacttatttttattgtatttaagttgtaaaattgtattttatttttattgttattttactaaccacttattttattgtgttcCAGTTGAaagttttattctattttattattttaattaatccgttattttattgtatataagttgtaaaattgtattatattttattttcattttaatacaaacttatttttttagtatttaagttgtaaaattgtattatattttattgtcattttaatacaaacttatttttttagtatttaagttgtaaaattgtattattttttattgttattttattaatcactttattttaataatatctaAGTTGTgaaattgtattatattttaataatcactttattttattgtatttaagttgtataatttattttattttattattgtattaatcacttattttattgtatttaagttgtaaaatgttattctattttattaatcacttattttattgtaattaagttgttttatattttattgttattttattaatctatttTTTACTTCATACtgttttactactattactgttattataacttttaattttatttttattagaatTTTATTGTCTTGCGAGCATTGGTCTCGAATGATCAAATTGCtgaattgttttttcttttctgttgttttcattgtttggtGTTATTTTGGGCTTGTCAGTCATTTGTGAAGCAGTTTGAACTGCACTAACCTATaggaaaggtgctatataaagtttgattgattgattgagatAACACAATACCAAGACAATATCACATGTTTTTAAAACTAATAATCTGATTAATTTAGGAAGAATTACTCCAAATTATGTTCCATAACAGTCACATGATCCTCCACTAGAGGGCATGCCTGGCCAagtcaaagacaaacaaaagtgtaaaataatgtaAACCAGACTGTAGAGACTATGTACCAACAGtgaaggaaaaacacagacacaccctTCACATTCCATGGAGACAAAATAAACTCCCTGAAAATACACATCTGACACATAAAACAACTTTGATCTAGcaaaaatatgataaacatcaaaacaaaaaacacaaaactcacAATTGAGGAAAGTATCAGGGTGGAAACAGATCATGAGACACAGAGCTAAAGTCTTGCAAGACAAGATGACAAAGTGGGAGTAGGCTATGATGCAAATATGGGTGTGTTGGAAGGTCAGTAAATAGTAACCTACATAAGGGTGTATATATCAAAGTGTGTAATAGATGtatcagtgtgtgagtgtgcgggTGTGTGTCTATGTGGTCGTGCGTGTTTGGGTTTGGTTGGACAACAGCCAACGAGCCTGAACAGAGAAGGTGGGTCCTGTGCTGTTTGCTGAGACAACACCCACCAGTGTAATGCAACATTCCCCACTCTAGAGGAACCAGGAGATCATACAGTGGAAACACTGCTTCCTGAATATGTGTCTGTAATGCAAGTTTAGGCTGATTTGCTTACACATGCAGGAAAAAGTTTAGTGAGTGAGTTTATAGAGAAAATGAGCGTAATGCAGGAGGTTGTGACTTCACTAAATGTGGGTTTTGAAAGGTTCACTTACAGGAACGTCCTTGGGTTTGTAATCGGCAGGAGCAGGAGGCtagggaaaaaaatagattcattttacattagaatATGAATGCTGATGTAATTCAGGGAGTCAACAAATACTGCCTTAAGGaaatagtttgggtgttttgaagtggggttgcagTAGGTACTTaaccatagtcagtgtattacctaaaGTAGATGAGGGTTGGCGCGCCCCCAAAGCAAcgaggccggcagcaaaatagattttatccacctaaaagaaaggctcacctaaaaaatcaGTATTAGCTTAAGTGTGCaccatatttagaatattttcacaggtttaccttgccatcagacagttatacagtctatgtttccgacggggaaccgaagccgttatctatgctctccccaaagcaaccagactccattgaaaagaagcgtaattttacctcgcagaacacgggagttgctggtttaccgctgcctcgatcggttagttagtttgtgctattttgtgactttggttagttcggattcaccaaagtcacacaataacacaaacaaactaacggATTGAGACAGCGGTaaaccagcaacccccgtgttctacaaggtaaaattacaggggttttttccaatggagtctggtggctttagaGAGCATggatggatacaacagcttcagttccccatcgaaAAGAGCtttctgatggcaaggtaaagcagtgaaactattctaaatatagcttacaattaaactgatattgattttttttaagtgggccttccttttaggtggctaacatacattttgctgccggccccgtccacagcagtacattgctttggtcctgtgtggtaactcctgtctgcttgtccaaactgggggcgtgccgaccgtcatctactgtaggtaatacactgactatggataagtacctcatacaaccccacttcaaaacacctaaactatccctttaaaggctCAGATCACTcagattataaaaaaaatccccaacATACTGTATTCCCTCATTTCCCTCTAGTGGTATGGGACATACAGATAGTTTGGGCTTTATGAgtccaggttttgagatatctgtctctAGGGCTGAGTatccatttcattttatttaaaatatttgtggGGGCGCCCTGGTAGTTCACTTGGTAAAGCGTGCaccccatgtaccaaggctcagtccttaccgcagcggcccgGGGTTCGAATCCAACCTGTGGATTGTGAACAACTTTGCCTAAATAAAACAGcatcttattttcacaaaaagcccttctagggacaggtgttgcaaattagcatcCGCGTATGAGATTTGACACTCAGCCCTATTCATCTCTGTCCCacacaatggaggtgaatggagtTCTGTTTGTGGTGGTCACAGTATTGGAAAGTGACATTTCAAAACTTCCCCTTTTGGAAATGCTATCTAGAATATAGATAATCCACAGACATGACTGTCTGTTTTCATAGGAACCACTTCCTACTGAAGAAATAGTccctatgtatatataaaacgtGTTGACAGTGAGGTCTGTCAGTGCCGGTGGCAGTACGCCAAAGCTGATTAGTGAAGAagtgacaaagaggaggggAGAACTGACCATATCTTCAAATCTGTAGCCTGGAGGCAGCGTGCTGTCATGTTCTCCACACTTCGGAGGCCTCTCAAAGGTGATGCCAGGCTGGGACACATGCAACACACACGGTCACTCACATGCTGCAGCTCAGTGTTATCACATACCAGCTaagtttatatacacacacacacacacatgcgtgcaCACTGTGCTGTACCTCTATGACCTCTGGCCCGGTGTATACAGGCTGTATGGGTGCGACAGGATCAACTGATGGCAGTATGCTGGCCAGGGCATCAAATGGATCCACCTGCGCATGCAACACAACTCAGCACACTGGAACAAGCAACATGCTGTTCAAAGCAAACTCATACTGCTGCACTAAGTATTTACCTCTTTGGCTCCAGTAGCTGCTACGGGAGGAACCTCCACCTGCACCTGCAACACAGATCCAAGATCAGTGCACACACCTCGACGACATGAAACACACCGACATTGTTAGTGTGGTAGGATTTACAGTAGGTGTGATTGTGCTTTTTCCCAAGAAACAGCACTAATTGATCAATGTGCGCCAGGTCAAACCTCCCTTTTCCTCATGATATCGTCCAAAAAGAatgtaaaatgtgagattaagAGATATCTCCCCAAAGTCTGACACCAATGAAGAGCCTCATCAGGCCCAGACGGTACAGTAGTGGTCTATTCAGTCAGAGCACGATGACAATATCCAATGCAATATATCCATTAATAGTCTACAGACAGGAAATACACCAGACAGCCTCCACCCCCGTTGGTTTCAGGATCGTCTACCTTTGTTTGTGTCGGTTTAGCTCCCTTCGTCGCCTGCACATTTCCAGCCACAGCACTGGCGACTGGCTTGAACGTTTTAGCAGGATCAACTTTATGCACATCAGCTTTCACTGTTGTGGTGGCAGTGGTGCTCTAAAATACAATTTGATGCTATTAAAGCCACGTCAAGTACAATTACAGTTGCATAAAACCAGTAATATACccaaagaaacaaaataaagacagagcaGTCCGGAAGAAGAAATCCTCCACCAGTTTGATGACAGACATTAGTGTCAGCAGGTGCAATGAAACCAGAGCGAGAAGACAAACCAACAGACTGTAGGCAGACTGTCCTCTACATTTTGTTTCCTCCCACTTACTCAGATTTCTGATTTATGTGTGGTGTTGTAAGTGGACAGGTGTGCAAATACAATAACAAGGGTAGGCATGCTGAGCAAAGGGCTGCACTCCAAGGTGAAGAACAAAAGTCCTTTATACTTCCCAACTGGTCACTGCCAAAgtagaaaagaaagaaactcCCAAAGCGAGCAATGTCCAAAGCAAGATTGCTCTCAGGTAAAGAAAATAAACCTGATAAGAGTCTGCGACACAAAGAAGATGTCGCAGAAAGAAAAGCCTCGATATGTACACCACCAGGAAGTCACGATAAAGAAGCCTGTAGCAGTCGAGTCTACCTGGGCTGCGCCTTTGGGTGACTCTTTAGGTTTGATCACAGCAATGGACGCTGCGATGCCGGCGGCCGCAACCGCAACAGCTCCAGCGGCATGAGAAGGAGCCGTAGCTGCGGCTTTGACTTGGGAGACAGCAGCAGTAGTCTAAAAACACGAAGCCAAATGATTACTCAGAAACACAAAGATGATATATTCACAGCACTTCTATATCTAGTAAACATATTGACAAGAGATGTGGACAATATTTTAACAGTGTTAGTGGAAACAGAGCAGGAGAAAATGTACAATGATCTCTGGTCAGATCTGCCACTGTAGTCTGACTAAAGTAAGAACACACGTTTCAGATGTGCTGAGTTATCAACCACTCAGGTCTACTGAGACTAATCTGACCACTGATCACTGTGTATGGTGCTTTTTCAAGgtttagcacatttaaaacaaactgtATACTTTACAGTACTGCTGACCTTTTGCTGAACTCTCTAAATTGATTTCCTGCCTCCTAGGCCACTCCCAAGAACCTTGAAACTTGCTTGATATACGTAATGGCAATGCAGCAAGCAGAGGAGGTTTGGTGTCACACTATCTGAAATGTGAGTCAGCTGTTTAGCTTCCTATTCAAAGGCTATGCTATTAGAAAATTAAATCTAAAAACCTAAAATAAACCAAAAGAGAAATACTGTAGCAATAAGCAATACCATAAGCACAATGCCTAAAGCTTATTTCATTTGCATCATTATGTTGTATGttcgtgatgatgtcattatgttATGCTACATGCGGAACCTAACAAAATTATCAAGATTCCTTtacttgtcatttttatgctccACATAAAAACTAAATTGTGTTTCTTACATTCACCACTCAGAAATTCAATGCAAAAACAATTGGTGAAAATTATAAAGTAATTAGCTAATAATTATCAAATTGCCTTTGTACTTGATCTGCTCATAAAAATTAGCATATCTCAAAAATGTAAAGATGTACCTAGCTCAAACAACTTAATAAGTGTTacaaat
This portion of the Sebastes fasciatus isolate fSebFas1 chromosome 1, fSebFas1.pri, whole genome shotgun sequence genome encodes:
- the cast gene encoding calpastatin isoform X10 encodes the protein MPHKRRSHGHHKHPKEADESQPSQATPKPAAQVSTVKPAQFEKASSGSTMATKPGVITTATGGATRSGVTAGGSASVGTAGKAKPETTAAVSQVKAAATAPSHAAGAVAVAAAGIAASIAVIKPKESPKGAAQSTTATTTVKADVHKVDPAKTFKPVASAVAGNVQATKGAKPTQTKVQVEVPPVAATGAKEVDPFDALASILPSVDPVAPIQPVYTGPEVIEPGITFERPPKCGEHDSTLPPGYRFEDMPPAPADYKPKDVPKPLSTDEALDSLSFGFTSSTVPAAPKKQEKKDSVECVSASSAGPANFAPLPAKKAPPPVAVCPAPPVDKKAKMEKVDAKPKTDGGDSMSLDALSALVDTLPKDVPKPELPKLRPEDIVSEDKHKKEKGVLVGEREDSIAPEYRFKEDELKKLPAPKPQPTIGTSEALDFLSGGFTSSSSAPAVQALPAKKTPAVPPVAVCPPADKKPKMEKVSDDFSLEAGLTSSTATNVKSSMAVCPPAGKKTAAGKDATDGKLKTGQADPLSLDAFSALSDTLPKDAPKPELPKLRPEDIVSEDEHKKEKGVLVGERESSINPKYRFNEEELKKLPAPKPETTVDTGEALDFLSEGFSSSSSAPALQAPISSCIPPAQTKVEDLSALDLLSSDFVTPAKSAPPPTKMTPEQPSSVKVSAGKPQQAKPTTDKGTVDSMSLDALSALCDTLPEDVPKAELPELRPEDIVMEDEHTKKKGVLVGERDDSIPPEYRFNKEELKKLPAPKPEPTVGTVEALDFLSEGFTCSSSAPAVQAPVITPSAPPAQPSADFSLDALAADFVACSAAPTVKSSACPPTQAAPELSGGADSALDALSDTLADIAPAPQPAPPPAKDIVNEKKAVEERLIKMGERDDSLPPEYRPTEEDLKKMAEEKAKAAAAPKKKTMDDKTALDLLSSDFTATAKPAAAAASCAATTKLEPPVLDSEPLKPMSGPVLDSLSSTLLPDAPEFKPKGKSKSKSRSKKHHAEEPPATDQLSAQFSSDVVPKSTKKGGKS
- the cast gene encoding calpastatin isoform X24; translation: MPHKRRSHGHHKHPKEADESQPSQATPKPAAQVSTVKPAQFEVQVEVPPVAATGAKEVDPFDALASILPSVDPVAPIQPVYTGPEVIEPGITFERPPKCGEHDSTLPPGYRFEDMPPAPADYKPKDVPKPLSTDEALDSLSFGFTSSTVPAAPKKQEKKDSVECVSASSAGPANFAPLPAKKAPPPVAVCPAPPVDKKAKMEKVDAKPKTDGGDSMSLDALSALVDTLPKDVPKPELPKLRPEDIVSEDKHKKEKGVLVGEREDSIAPEYRFKEDELKKLPAPKPQPTIGTSEALDFLSGGFTSSSSAPAVQALPAKKTPAVPPVAVCPPADKKPKMEKVSDDFSLEAGLTSSTATNVKSSMAVCPPAGKKTAAGKDATDGKLKTGQADPLSLDAFSALSDTLPKDAPKPELPKLRPEDIVSEDEHKKEKGVLVGERESSINPKYRFNEEELKKLPAPKPETTVDTGEALDFLSEGFSSSSSAPALQAPISSCIPPAQTKVEDLSALDLLSSDFVTPAKSAPPPTKMTPEQPSSVKVSAGKPQQAKPTTDKGTVDSMSLDALSALCDTLPEDVPKAELPELRPEDIVMEDEHTKKKGVLVGERDDSIPPEYRFNKEELKKLPAPKPEPTVGTVEALDFLSEGFTCSSSAPAVQAPVITPSAPPAQPSADFSLDALAADFVACSAAPTVKSSACPPTQAAPELSGGADSALDALSDTLADIAPAPQPAPPPAKDIVNEKKAVEERLIKMGERDDSLPPEYRPTEEDLKKMAEEKAKAAAAPKKKTMDDKTALDLLSSDFTATAKPAAAAASCAATTKLEPPVLDSEPLKPMSGPVLDSLSSTLLPDAPEFKPKGKSKSKSRSKKHHAEEPPATDQLSAQFSSDVVPKSTKKGGKS
- the cast gene encoding calpastatin isoform X31 — protein: MPHKRRSHGHHKHPKEADEQKEVPAAQLGVDRSSKSTNNYPTAGSYYGKSQPSQATPKPAAQVSTVKPAQFEVQVEVPPVAATGAKEPPAPADYKPKDVPKPLSTDEALDSLSFGFTSSTVPAAPKKQEKKDSVECVSASSAGPANFAPLPAKKAPPPVAVCPAPPVDKKAKMEKVDAKPKTDGGDSMSLDALSALVDTLPKDVPKPELPKLRPEDIVSEDKHKKEKGVLVGEREDSIAPEYRFKEDELKKLPAPKPQPTIGTSEALDFLSGGFTSSSSAPAVQALPAKKTPAVPPVAVCPPADKKPKMEKVSDDFSLEAGLTSSTATNVKSSMAVCPPAGKKTAAGKDATDGKLKTGQADPLSLDAFSALSDTLPKDAPKPELPKLRPEDIVSEDEHKKEKGVLVGERESSINPKYRFNEEELKKLPAPKPETTVDTGEALDFLSEGFSSSSSAPALQAPISSCIPPAQTKVEDLSALDLLSSDFVTPAKSAPPPTKMTPEQPSSVKVSAGKPQQAKPTTDKGTVDSMSLDALSALCDTLPEDVPKAELPELRPEDIVMEDEHTKKKGVLVGERDDSIPPEYRFNKEELKKLPAPKPEPTVGTVEALDFLSEGFTCSSSAPAVQAPVITPSAPPAQPSADFSLDALAADFVACSAAPTVKSSACPPTQAAPELSGGADSALDALSDTLADIAPAPQPAPPPAKDIVNEKKAVEERLIKMGERDDSLPPEYRPTEEDLKKMAEEKAKAAAAPKKKTMDDKTALDLLSSDFTATAKPAAAAASCAATTKLEPPVLDSEPLKPMSGPVLDSLSSTLLPDAPEFKPKGKSKSKSRSKKHHAEEPPATDQLSAQFSSDVVPKSTKKGGKS
- the cast gene encoding calpastatin isoform X20, whose translation is MPHKRRSHGHHKHPKEADEQKEVPAAQLGVDRSSKSTNNYPTAGSYYGKSQPSQATPKPAAQVSTVKPAQFEVQVEVPPVAATGAKEVDPFDALASILPSVDPVAPIQPVYTGPEVIEPGITFERPPKCGEHDSTLPPGYRFEDMPPAPADYKPKDVPKPLSTDEALDSLSFGFTSSTVPAAPKKQEKKDSVECVSASSAGPANFAPLPAKKAPPPVAVCPAPPVDKKAKMEKVDAKPKTDGGDSMSLDALSALVDTLPKDVPKPELPKLRPEDIVSEDKHKKEKGVLVGEREDSIAPEYRFKEDELKKLPAPKPQPTIGTSEALDFLSGGFTSSSSAPAVQALPAKKTPAVPPVAVCPPADKKPKMEKVSDDFSLEAGLTSSTATNVKSSMAVCPPAGKKTAAGKDATDGKLKTGQADPLSLDAFSALSDTLPKDAPKPELPKLRPEDIVSEDEHKKEKGVLVGERESSINPKYRFNEEELKKLPAPKPETTVDTGEALDFLSEGFSSSSSAPALQAPISSCIPPAQTKVEDLSALDLLSSDFVTPAKSAPPPTKMTPEQPSSVKVSAGKPQQAKPTTDKGTVDSMSLDALSALCDTLPEDVPKAELPELRPEDIVMEDEHTKKKGVLVGERDDSIPPEYRFNKEELKKLPAPKPEPTVGTVEALDFLSEGFTCSSSAPAVQAPVITPSAPPAQPSADFSLDALAADFVACSAAPTVKSSACPPTQAAPELSGGADSALDALSDTLADIAPAPQPAPPPAKDIVNEKKAVEERLIKMGERDDSLPPEYRPTEEDLKKMAEEKAKAAAAPKKKTMDDKTALDLLSSDFTATAKPAAAAASCAATTKLEPPVLDSEPLKPMSGPVLDSLSSTLLPDAPEFKPKGKSKSKSRSKKHHAEEPPATDQLSAQFSSDVVPKSTKKGGKS